One genomic window of Candoia aspera isolate rCanAsp1 chromosome 12, rCanAsp1.hap2, whole genome shotgun sequence includes the following:
- the VGLL1 gene encoding transcription cofactor vestigial-like protein 1: MEETKNNSTKLSRTKQPVKTEWGAHYMVLTYFQGDTNSMVDEHFSRALSVTKNPQNLSRNNSAEENHRPSHEWGLSPHWAKPYGASSPLNLCASEENTAAPAMDLYQPSLLQGASPATAELWPLASGGDPSLTTVSRYPASDLHVAQGGMSDEKYGSLLGLLEQERCPRPIREPADSRSACLTGSARLQNMSQRYPC, from the exons ATGGAAGAGACAAAGAATAATTCCACAAAGCTGAGCAGAACCAAACAGCCAGTGAAAACAGAATGGGGGGCCCATTACATGGTGTTAACCTACTTCCAAGGAGACACTAATAGCATGGTGGATGAGCATTTCTCTAGAGCTTTGAGTGTCACCAAAAACCCGCAGAACCTGAGTAGAAACAACAGTGCTGAAG AAAACCACAGACCTTCCCATGAGTGGGGTCTTTCACCCCACTGGGCGAAGCCCTATGGTGCGTCCTCCCCGTTGAACCTCTGTGCTTCCGAGGAGAACACAGCTGCTCCTGCGATGGATCTCTACCAGCCCTCCCTTCTCCAGGGTGCCTCTCCGGCGACCGCTGAGCTCTGGCCCTTGGCTTCTGGGGGCGATCCAAGTTTGACCACAGTTTCGAGGTACCCAGCTTCTGATCTGCACGTGGCACAAGGTGGCATGTCGGATGAGAAATATGGTTCACTGTTAGGCCTCTTGGAACAAGAAAGATGTCCTCGACCCATCCGAGAGCCTGCCGATTCCCGATCGGCTTGTCTTACTGGTTCGGCTAGGTTGCAAAATATGAGCCAGAG GTATCCCTGCTAA